The region ACGTTGCGGAGGATCAACCTTTACCGCTATCAGAAGGAATATCTGGCGATAACCCTTCTGACCGATGAGGGAACCATTCAGAACAGGATAGTTCGTATTGATTCCGATCTCTCGCAGCGCGACCTGAGCAGGATATCGGACTATCTGAACGCCGAGTTCACCGGCCATACGGTGAGCGAAATCAGGTCGAGAATCGTGCGGGAAATGGAGAAAGACAAGGCCCTCTGCGACACGATCATCTCTCAGGCGATACGGATATGTCGGGAGGCTCTCAATTCCGAATATAGCGACCTCTTCGTCTCGGGTCTTTCCGAAGTCCTGGGGCTCCCGGACTTTTCTGACCTCGAGAGGATCAAGGAGATCTCACGGGCAATCGAAGACAAACATCTCATCATTAAGGTCCTCGATGCCCTCTCCGAGTCGGAAGGAACAACGGTCGTCATAGGCTCTGAGAATGCCGCCTCGGAAATGAAGAAGTTGAGCATGGTGGTAGCCACATACAAGGAGGGGGACAGACCCATAGGGAGCATCGGGATCATCGGACCGACGCGCATGGATTATCTGAAGGCGATAGCGATAGTTTCTGCA is a window of Thermodesulfovibrionales bacterium DNA encoding:
- a CDS encoding HrcA family transcriptional regulator; the encoded protein is TLRRINLYRYQKEYLAITLLTDEGTIQNRIVRIDSDLSQRDLSRISDYLNAEFTGHTVSEIRSRIVREMEKDKALCDTIISQAIRICREALNSEYSDLFVSGLSEVLGLPDFSDLERIKEISRAIEDKHLIIKVLDALSESEGTTVVIGSENAASEMKKLSMVVATYKEGDRPIGSIGIIGPTRMDYLKAIAIVSATAHHLTKVLTDK